From Phaeobacter sp. A36a-5a, the proteins below share one genomic window:
- a CDS encoding DEAD/DEAH box helicase: MLDIVFGSAGQTVAETSLRDVLSKADLEGTLYFAYPLFDSADGQVSADALLVTREHGLVLFDLTAPIQGISHHDEWVEELLDRQDEIFRNINSKLFDNKNLVKRRELVLKPQIITYFSDDIKVDDEDVLHASPENLLEIIKAFPSVSEDHEASLNATIQRVTTIKPNNKRLNVGRDDSRGAVLKKIEAGVANLDSWQKKSAIAYPEGPQRIRGLAGSGKTIVLALKAAYLHARHPDWDIAVTYYSRALQQQFKDLVRRFMYETKKDEPDWSKIHIFHCWGSRSEPGFYSQAARAHDVEPLTWSAADRKYGKESFDGACTELLTALKKFDNPTELFDAILIDEAQDLPVSFFRMAYSVCKAPKRIVWAYDELQNLGEYSMPSPEALFGNDSEGQPLVQLRKDPNRPPQDIVLPVCYRNTPWALTVAHGLGFGIAREAPSESTPSLVQIFDEPALWQEIGYETAKGELALGKGVSLKRKPECSPAFFSDPERALISPEDAVQFRSFESAQKQAESVAADIEKNLLADELLARDILIILPNAYTSKSQFSVVFRELMNRGIQSHLAGVNSSRDEIFVDDSIAVSHIYRAKGNEAAMVYVLNSHECFAGLELAKKRNTLFTAITRSRAWVRVYGVGAASEKLSAEFEKIAAEGFHLKFSYPNAEEIKKMRRIHRDRSEAEQKEINRSVSDFSSIIEQINKGELSTDALPEDFLSALSKIVPRGDG, translated from the coding sequence ATGCTCGACATTGTATTTGGTTCCGCTGGTCAAACAGTTGCCGAAACAAGCCTTCGCGATGTGCTTTCGAAAGCCGACCTAGAAGGGACGCTATACTTTGCCTACCCTCTATTCGATAGCGCAGATGGGCAAGTCAGCGCTGACGCTCTGCTTGTAACTCGTGAACATGGACTCGTGTTGTTTGACCTGACAGCACCGATACAGGGGATTTCCCACCACGACGAGTGGGTTGAGGAACTGCTTGACCGTCAAGACGAAATTTTTCGGAACATCAACTCAAAGCTCTTCGATAATAAAAATCTAGTTAAACGTCGCGAATTAGTTCTGAAACCTCAGATAATCACTTATTTCTCCGACGATATCAAAGTAGATGATGAAGACGTTCTGCATGCATCTCCCGAAAATTTACTCGAAATCATCAAGGCATTTCCGAGTGTAAGCGAGGATCATGAGGCGTCTCTTAATGCCACGATTCAACGCGTAACGACTATCAAACCTAATAACAAAAGGCTCAACGTTGGTAGGGATGATTCACGCGGCGCAGTTTTAAAGAAAATCGAAGCAGGTGTAGCAAACCTAGATTCGTGGCAGAAGAAGTCTGCAATTGCATACCCAGAAGGCCCACAGCGGATTCGAGGTCTAGCTGGATCAGGCAAGACTATTGTTCTAGCCTTGAAGGCCGCTTACCTACACGCGCGTCATCCAGACTGGGATATTGCCGTCACTTATTATAGCCGCGCTCTACAGCAACAGTTCAAAGATCTAGTTCGTCGCTTTATGTATGAGACGAAGAAAGATGAACCAGACTGGTCAAAAATTCACATTTTCCATTGCTGGGGCAGTCGATCCGAGCCGGGCTTTTATTCTCAAGCAGCACGAGCTCATGATGTTGAGCCGCTGACATGGAGTGCCGCAGATCGAAAATATGGAAAGGAGAGCTTTGACGGGGCCTGTACCGAGTTGTTGACCGCCCTAAAGAAGTTCGACAATCCTACCGAGCTTTTTGACGCGATACTGATCGATGAAGCGCAAGACTTACCGGTTTCGTTCTTTAGAATGGCCTACTCAGTATGCAAAGCACCCAAACGGATTGTTTGGGCATACGACGAGCTGCAGAACCTCGGCGAATACAGCATGCCCTCTCCTGAAGCACTCTTTGGCAACGACAGCGAAGGTCAGCCTTTGGTGCAGTTGAGAAAGGACCCAAATCGACCACCTCAAGATATCGTACTTCCTGTCTGCTACAGAAATACACCATGGGCTTTGACTGTTGCACATGGTCTTGGGTTCGGAATTGCACGCGAAGCCCCATCAGAATCGACACCAAGCTTGGTTCAAATCTTTGACGAACCGGCACTTTGGCAGGAGATCGGTTACGAGACGGCAAAAGGCGAACTTGCCCTTGGAAAAGGTGTTTCATTGAAGCGCAAACCAGAGTGCTCGCCTGCATTTTTCTCCGATCCTGAAAGGGCACTTATCTCTCCAGAGGACGCAGTTCAGTTTCGGAGCTTTGAAAGCGCGCAAAAACAAGCTGAATCGGTTGCCGCTGATATTGAGAAAAACCTTCTAGCAGATGAACTTCTCGCCCGAGATATTTTGATCATTCTACCTAATGCCTACACCTCAAAAAGTCAATTTTCCGTAGTTTTTCGTGAGCTCATGAACAGAGGTATTCAGTCACATCTGGCGGGTGTCAATTCCAGCCGAGATGAAATATTTGTTGATGATAGTATAGCCGTTTCCCACATTTACCGAGCAAAGGGTAATGAGGCGGCCATGGTCTATGTACTAAATTCACACGAGTGCTTTGCTGGACTTGAGTTGGCTAAGAAGAGAAATACGCTATTCACGGCTATAACTCGGTCCCGCGCTTGGGTAAGAGTATATGGTGTTGGAGCCGCCAGCGAAAAGCTAAGTGCTGAGTTCGAAAAAATTGCTGCCGAAGGTTTCCACCTGAAGTTCAGTTACCCGAACGCCGAAGAAATCAAGAAAATGCGAAGAATTCATCGGGATCGATCTGAAGCCGAGCAAAAGGAAATCAATAGAAGCGTATCCGATTTCTCTAGCATTATTGAACAGATCAATAAGGGGGAACTTTCCACTGATGCCCTCCCGGAAGATTTTCTGAGTGCGCTTTCAAAAATTGTACCTAGAGGCGATGGATGA
- a CDS encoding HlyD family type I secretion periplasmic adaptor subunit, whose amino-acid sequence MLNRILPWKSRYSDKKLENDLMQRRLAIAGPLDEPHDDGLSRSLIFWIGGAFAAAIAWAALTPVYETVVAEGLVLPLDGSRPAQHLEGGVVEQVLVREGDTVEAGQVLVRINVDEARAALAGLHTRQETLHAEATRQQAVLSGGTFLENSGGPWADQSYVFSMQERVASAENRMLASRAELARVELETARSELAELKHQAQLAQASLRRMEQLAASGSASAAALDDNKRVLASIRREVAETRGEAASAALKLDQAELALVQREAERLELAAQRLAEINSELASLEKEVARLSPRIDREEILAPVAGRVQDMTVADPGQVVAAGAVIATVVPVAGEMFAELVVPADRISDITPGLQAVVKVLTYDFARFGGIPAEVTHVSPSSNVDEQGEARYRVRLRLLAQESASFADLPLRPGMSVTADLQTGRKTVLEYFFKPLRVLRDRALTEA is encoded by the coding sequence ATGCTAAACCGCATTCTGCCTTGGAAAAGCCGGTACAGTGACAAGAAACTTGAGAATGATCTCATGCAACGCCGACTGGCGATTGCCGGCCCTCTTGATGAACCACATGACGATGGGCTCTCCCGTTCTCTGATTTTCTGGATCGGAGGCGCCTTTGCCGCAGCAATCGCTTGGGCCGCGTTGACGCCAGTTTATGAAACGGTTGTGGCTGAAGGACTGGTTCTTCCACTGGATGGCTCACGCCCGGCGCAGCATTTGGAAGGAGGGGTCGTAGAGCAGGTTCTGGTGAGAGAAGGTGACACAGTGGAAGCAGGCCAGGTTCTCGTCCGGATAAATGTGGACGAAGCCAGAGCTGCCCTCGCAGGGCTTCATACACGCCAAGAGACCCTGCATGCGGAGGCAACCCGGCAGCAGGCCGTGCTTTCAGGCGGGACTTTCCTGGAGAATTCAGGCGGGCCCTGGGCGGACCAGTCTTATGTTTTCAGCATGCAGGAACGTGTTGCCTCTGCTGAAAACCGTATGCTGGCTTCACGTGCCGAACTTGCCAGAGTGGAACTGGAAACTGCGCGCAGTGAGTTAGCCGAACTTAAACATCAGGCGCAGCTTGCACAGGCGTCACTCAGACGGATGGAACAGCTTGCGGCAAGCGGCAGCGCAAGTGCTGCAGCACTGGATGACAATAAACGCGTACTGGCCTCTATTCGCAGGGAAGTAGCTGAAACACGCGGCGAAGCTGCCTCGGCGGCTCTCAAGCTTGACCAAGCGGAATTGGCCTTGGTCCAGCGTGAAGCTGAAAGGCTGGAGCTTGCAGCTCAGAGGCTTGCTGAAATCAATTCAGAGCTTGCCAGCCTCGAAAAGGAGGTTGCCCGCCTTAGTCCTCGCATAGACCGCGAAGAGATACTGGCACCGGTTGCAGGCAGAGTTCAGGACATGACAGTCGCCGACCCGGGACAGGTGGTTGCTGCTGGCGCGGTTATCGCAACGGTGGTCCCCGTCGCGGGTGAGATGTTCGCGGAGCTGGTAGTCCCGGCTGACAGGATCAGCGACATCACTCCGGGGCTCCAAGCGGTGGTCAAAGTGCTGACTTATGATTTTGCGCGTTTCGGGGGCATACCTGCCGAGGTTACCCATGTCTCTCCTTCCAGTAATGTGGATGAACAGGGGGAAGCACGTTATCGGGTTAGGTTGAGACTTCTTGCGCAGGAGTCCGCGAGTTTTGCGGATTTGCCATTGAGGCCTGGAATGTCTGTCACCGCCGATCTCCAGACGGGACGGAAGACTGTTCTGGAGTATTTCTTCAAGCCTTTGCGTGTTTTGCGGGATCGCGCCCTTACTGAGGCGTGA
- a CDS encoding peptidase domain-containing ABC transporter produces MNSVTASSDFYRDQALDQFEGAIAQGLLPGVGTQDPMVAAFLRCLEILEWVQSGVGLFHSMPHFSGAFSIEDLRNAFYRLGVETRQTPATSQALRTGTGPVLLIDAAGYPYVASNVEQKRAVDPVSGELRASFTRPGDVLVTFHRPDELAEQPSSWFKSRLSAMRREFLRLLLTKLAIAAISIASAFGIVGMYSVVIPTGALDTLSAIGLGLGLVIVSDLAFRRIRARTAARIAARLDYLATTEILAKILSLPMDRLGQSSVAAQGARARQLAATPSALTGSALEVCFDIPIAVLLLAGLAFWSWQLALIPLAVCLFCAVLAWATYPSLKARSSEARKARAHYNGLVHEVCHGIGQIHANGQEDHWLAAVARAGRANSRAQQRVAVLRRTLDAVAASATPVAGGLIAVAGALLVMKGQITNGSLLAAMVISWRVLAPIQSAYQLLSRVSDFRSQIKQIDALMKLPDEQEQKAAPQKFDVDRSIEIRRAVSRYPGSSTNALSGISCKIPAGSFVVVTGPSGAGKSTLLRCINGLSPLRAGQVLIGGVNSHQLPVSALRGLVAHVPETPALIHGTVAQNLRLGKPSATDGELEELSAVFGLSSFLASLPDGLQTRLTAARQATIPRGTAQALAVVRAVLREPRVLLLDDPADAMDSALEAALMNWLTRQRGGLTVLMATHRPSHVRAADFELKLRSGIAAGFGKPER; encoded by the coding sequence ATGAACTCAGTCACTGCAAGTTCCGACTTCTATCGCGATCAGGCCTTGGATCAATTCGAAGGAGCGATCGCGCAAGGGTTGCTGCCGGGTGTGGGAACACAGGATCCGATGGTGGCTGCGTTCCTGCGCTGCCTTGAGATTTTGGAATGGGTGCAGTCCGGCGTAGGATTGTTTCACTCGATGCCCCACTTCTCTGGAGCATTTTCGATTGAGGACTTGCGCAACGCCTTCTATCGACTGGGGGTGGAAACCCGGCAGACCCCGGCCACCTCTCAGGCGCTTCGAACCGGAACAGGTCCGGTTCTACTGATTGACGCAGCCGGATACCCCTACGTCGCTTCAAATGTTGAACAGAAGCGCGCAGTGGATCCTGTTTCCGGCGAACTTAGGGCATCCTTTACAAGGCCGGGTGACGTACTTGTAACCTTTCACCGGCCTGACGAGCTTGCTGAGCAGCCGTCTTCCTGGTTCAAATCACGCCTATCAGCGATGAGGCGGGAGTTCCTGCGCCTGCTGCTGACCAAACTGGCGATCGCGGCTATTTCGATAGCCTCAGCATTCGGCATTGTCGGCATGTACAGTGTTGTGATTCCGACAGGAGCTCTAGATACGCTGTCGGCAATCGGACTTGGCCTGGGGTTGGTGATTGTCAGCGATCTTGCATTCCGGCGCATCCGTGCTCGTACTGCTGCGCGTATCGCAGCCCGGTTGGACTATTTAGCGACTACAGAAATTCTTGCCAAAATCCTGTCCTTGCCGATGGACCGTCTAGGTCAGAGCAGTGTTGCGGCGCAAGGGGCGCGAGCCAGGCAGCTCGCGGCGACACCCAGTGCTTTGACAGGTTCAGCACTTGAAGTTTGTTTTGATATCCCAATTGCAGTTTTACTGCTGGCGGGGCTCGCTTTCTGGAGCTGGCAACTGGCGCTTATTCCGTTGGCTGTTTGCCTGTTTTGCGCCGTTCTGGCCTGGGCGACCTACCCTTCGCTCAAAGCCCGGTCCAGCGAAGCCCGCAAGGCGCGGGCGCATTATAACGGCCTCGTGCATGAAGTCTGCCATGGCATTGGCCAAATTCACGCAAACGGCCAGGAGGATCATTGGTTGGCAGCAGTGGCCCGGGCAGGGCGTGCCAATTCCAGAGCGCAGCAACGGGTTGCCGTTTTGCGGCGCACGCTTGATGCCGTTGCGGCCTCCGCGACTCCTGTTGCTGGAGGGCTGATCGCAGTGGCAGGTGCGCTGCTTGTCATGAAAGGCCAGATAACAAACGGATCTCTTCTGGCTGCTATGGTTATCAGCTGGCGTGTACTGGCCCCTATTCAGAGTGCCTATCAACTCCTTAGCCGTGTGTCGGACTTCCGCAGCCAGATCAAGCAAATCGACGCGCTTATGAAGCTCCCGGACGAGCAGGAACAGAAAGCTGCGCCGCAAAAATTCGATGTCGACCGGTCAATAGAAATCCGCCGCGCCGTCAGCCGCTATCCAGGCTCTTCCACAAATGCATTGAGCGGGATCTCTTGCAAGATTCCTGCTGGCAGTTTTGTAGTTGTGACTGGCCCGTCGGGGGCAGGAAAGAGCACTCTTTTACGCTGCATCAACGGACTGTCCCCGCTCCGGGCAGGGCAAGTTTTGATCGGCGGAGTGAACAGTCATCAGCTGCCGGTAAGTGCCTTGCGCGGCCTGGTCGCACATGTTCCGGAGACACCAGCGTTGATTCATGGCACCGTGGCGCAGAATCTGCGGCTGGGTAAGCCCTCTGCGACGGACGGCGAATTGGAAGAACTATCTGCTGTCTTTGGGCTCTCTTCCTTTCTAGCTAGCTTGCCTGACGGCCTTCAAACACGCCTGACCGCCGCGCGGCAGGCCACGATCCCTCGCGGAACCGCACAGGCGCTTGCAGTAGTTCGGGCAGTTTTGCGCGAACCGAGGGTCCTGCTCCTGGATGATCCTGCAGATGCGATGGATTCCGCACTGGAAGCCGCTCTCATGAATTGGCTGACCCGTCAGCGGGGCGGCCTGACAGTGCTGATGGCCACACACCGTCCCAGCCATGTGCGGGCGGCCGACTTCGAACTCAAACTCCGGTCCGGAATTGCGGCCGGTTTTGGCAAACCCGAAAGATGA
- a CDS encoding ATP-binding cassette domain-containing protein encodes MQKLPENKVSRPLSLELAAFLAHLLALALPLVIIQIFDRVIPNKGYATLAVLLAFLLTAAVGETVLRAASAAVAANAAAKFEIHTIDRLAYLTLFKRRTASEPHDPVETLGHFDTIERVRALYASEARQSRFTLPFAAVFGTAFALIAPGLIWVLCLALAVVMLAQLGLQRMDKANQELSEKTKRSAAFVNEAFDSLETIKGMHAEPFLARRHEALALGAANAREKTTLAKGTRRALTETAASSVPILMATAGTYAVVSNQMTAGALAAAILLSGRIIQPLLRAQTAREARFALRPAEKSLEKFLSQPLPVLGENTPGPLETLKAKDLCVYCSEGRVLLDNVSLDVSAGETVAITGPSGGGKSTLLQALTGRLLPDKGEVFWNRSRIGDCDPRLIGQRMQLLQQHARLPDSTALELMTAGDPDRLQEVLNICSDLGMQKSFAEHPNGMNARLDQTGSQHLPTALIRRLHIVRSLALQPDIIIFDEANGGLDAEADSLLRDYFAAHKGKFALILVSARPSYIRLADRVLTMRGGRLEQVSASEASVQRAQSA; translated from the coding sequence ATGCAGAAACTGCCTGAAAATAAGGTGTCCCGCCCTCTTTCCTTAGAGCTTGCGGCGTTTCTTGCCCATCTTCTGGCATTGGCGCTTCCGCTGGTCATTATTCAGATCTTCGACAGAGTAATTCCGAACAAGGGATATGCCACCTTGGCAGTCCTTCTGGCATTTCTGCTGACTGCCGCAGTTGGTGAAACGGTGCTTAGAGCTGCATCCGCAGCAGTTGCTGCCAATGCAGCTGCAAAATTTGAAATCCACACCATTGATCGTCTGGCTTATCTGACTTTGTTCAAGCGGCGAACAGCATCCGAGCCACACGATCCGGTTGAAACGCTTGGCCACTTCGACACGATCGAACGCGTCCGCGCGCTGTATGCATCGGAGGCGCGTCAGTCGCGTTTCACTCTTCCATTTGCAGCTGTTTTTGGAACGGCTTTCGCTTTGATTGCGCCCGGCTTGATCTGGGTACTTTGCTTGGCGCTGGCTGTCGTAATGCTTGCCCAGTTGGGTTTGCAGCGCATGGACAAGGCCAATCAGGAGCTATCTGAAAAGACCAAGCGGAGCGCTGCCTTTGTCAATGAGGCTTTTGACAGCTTAGAAACGATCAAGGGCATGCATGCGGAGCCCTTTTTGGCCCGGAGACATGAAGCCCTGGCGCTCGGGGCTGCAAATGCTAGGGAAAAAACAACGCTCGCAAAAGGCACTCGGCGTGCTCTGACTGAAACTGCGGCAAGTTCCGTTCCAATTCTCATGGCCACCGCCGGCACTTATGCTGTTGTCAGCAATCAGATGACTGCAGGCGCCCTGGCCGCAGCAATCTTGCTCTCAGGCAGGATAATCCAGCCCTTGCTGCGGGCTCAAACTGCCCGGGAAGCCCGGTTTGCGTTGCGTCCAGCAGAAAAAAGCCTCGAAAAGTTTCTGTCCCAGCCGCTGCCTGTTCTGGGGGAAAACACTCCCGGTCCTCTAGAGACGCTGAAGGCAAAAGACCTCTGCGTGTATTGCTCTGAAGGCAGAGTCCTTCTGGACAATGTGTCCCTTGATGTTTCAGCTGGGGAGACCGTTGCGATTACCGGTCCCTCGGGCGGCGGGAAGTCAACCCTGCTGCAGGCTCTGACAGGGCGGCTGCTGCCGGACAAGGGCGAGGTGTTTTGGAACCGCAGCCGGATTGGCGATTGCGATCCGCGCCTTATCGGGCAGCGCATGCAGCTTTTGCAGCAGCATGCCAGGCTGCCGGACAGTACTGCTCTGGAGTTAATGACAGCGGGTGATCCGGACCGGCTCCAGGAGGTTCTGAATATCTGTTCTGATCTTGGAATGCAGAAGTCATTTGCAGAACACCCAAATGGAATGAACGCCCGGCTGGATCAAACTGGTTCACAGCATTTGCCGACGGCACTCATCCGCCGCTTGCATATTGTGCGCTCCCTGGCACTCCAGCCGGACATCATAATTTTTGACGAGGCAAATGGCGGGCTTGATGCAGAGGCGGATAGTTTGCTGAGGGATTATTTTGCAGCCCACAAAGGCAAGTTCGCCTTGATACTTGTTTCGGCAAGACCGTCATACATCCGGCTCGCTGATCGTGTTTTGACTATGCGTGGGGGCCGGTTGGAGCAAGTCTCAGCATCAGAGGCGTCCGTTCAAAGGGCGCAAAGTGCATGA